In Schistocerca cancellata isolate TAMUIC-IGC-003103 chromosome 7, iqSchCanc2.1, whole genome shotgun sequence, a genomic segment contains:
- the LOC126092685 gene encoding AT-rich interactive domain-containing protein 5B-like — protein sequence MGSRVRGGGESQTNPQKLGLEDEVLAISEKVVLRAADLLERIITEEARWERGLSAVYQPGCPPPAPPLLVSRTVLDFQDVNREKQALGSPDEEECAVVVLSFPRYCRYRGILKRLEGVASQWLHNALVVALGGFAVPRRNTRVLFCKDTFDYPDLEGHELLCNHLAPNLKGRPRRKRKKRSLSPGGSESNESESSLSTVSSSATRGRPGVRNGIADPGRALAVTRRSGRLASSPEERDFLAKLHSFMRMRDTPISRVPHLGFKEIDLFAFFTKVQKLGGYNAVTANKMWKPIYDELGGDQGNTSAATYTRRHYERLLLPYEKSVKEIPSKQASNRQLVKLKAVKPAEKKEVTIVQSKQTDTKNAITNGNRSDKAAADVKSSSLRSTRPKSEKSQDAPGTTTNTTEPAPQGKENIPVPNKPERPATDAKSEQPSKAAEPEIIDLVSDQDSPVKIGKTPVPALKKRKLEILKEGGLEVTAISSSVPEATVGSITIVPERRPSVIQHAAPVPSAENQVSITVTPDVSHMIEMASSPNTDSASTPSPSPNYESAGTATGAASSLNSHRYLPELKIPSVQNLYGSMSSPPPASSSAHSSSSCDSWTPPKVVQSRSIYARSETVIYGDPKDEIEHPKYYVPGRVPPRPLIPTEVLDLRKKGSEKPIVTVSRIPNADPPFSGLSTHSRPSPKPNNGPQFSVIGGRHIVGSNLEITVVDVPKTPVQPQPRQTSQRNTQSQKKGASQKSTSSKTNSKSENSRQSSASDSHKRNSSSTFNAAQLIIPNPYLSSTANGRKNVAELARVRSQQQQQQQQQQQQPQQNHHHQQQAQQNHQQQVQQQQQQHSVRQQHKKNVNSSEDSVSYLPPSVQGCSVASYPPHAESVSGSTAKSPPYLPIVDPMYYQSVFGGRTPALFSAGLLPRVQSSASTPVFAPTAEQLQLYKELMNHHHGGLSLSQQIAATGNFLGLLRDGSTSITPVSPTQFPTFK from the exons GCTCGCCGGACGAGGAGGAGTGCGCCGTGGTGGTGCTGAGCTTCCCGCGCTACTGCCGCTACCGCGGCATCCTGAAGCGGCTGGAGGGCGTGGCCAGCCAGTGGCTGCACAACGCGCTCGTCGTCGCGCTGGGCGGCTTCGCCGTGCCGCGCCGCAACACGCGCGTCCTCTTCTGCAAGGACACCTTCGACTACCCGGACCTCGAGGGCCACGAGCTGCTCTGCAACCATCTGG CACCAAATTTGAAAGGACGgccaagaagaaaacgaaaaaagCGCAGCCTGTCACCCGGTGGCTCCGAATCAAATGAGTCGGAGTCATCACTAtccaccgtatcatcctcagcaACAAGG GGGCGGCCCGGTGTGAGGAATGGGATAGCAGACCCTGGCCGCGCGCTGGCTGTGACGAGGCGCAGCGGCCGCCTGGCCTCATCGCCTGAGGAGCGGGACTTCCTTGCCAAGCTGCACAGCTTCATGAGGATGCGCGACACCCCCATCTCCAGGGTGCCCCACCTCGGCTTCAAGGAGA TTGATCTCTTTGCATTCTTCACTAAAGTCCAGAAACTGGGAGGCTATAATGCTGTAACTGCCAACAAGATGTGGAAGCCAATCTATGATGAATTAGGTGGTGACCAAGGCAACACAAGTGCAGCCACTTACACAAGGAGACATTACGAGAG GTTATTGTTGCCTTATGAGAAAAGTGTGAAAGAAATTCCAAGCAAACAGGCCAGTAACCGACAACTTGTTAAACTTAAAGCTGTAAAACCAGCTGAGAAGAAGGAAGTGACTATTGTACAAAGCAAGCAGACTGACACAAAG AATGCCATTACAAATGGGAACCGCAGTGATAAGGCTGCAGCAGATGTGAAGTCATCTTCTTTGAGAAGTACACGTCCAAAATCGGAGAAGTCACAGGATGCTCCTGGCACTACTACTAACACAACAGAGCCTGCTCCACAAGGCAAAGAGAACATTCCAGTGCCCAACAAACCAGAGAGACCTGCCACTGATGCAAAATCCGAACAGCCGAGCAAAGCAGCTGAACCTGAAATCATAGACTTGGTTTCCGACCAAGACTCACCGGTGAAGATTGGCAAGACTCCTGTGCCAGCACTGAAGAAGCGCAAACTGGAGATCCTGAAGGAAGGTGGCCTGGAGGTGACTGCCATTTCTTCCAGTGTGCCGGAAGCCACGGTCGGCTCAATAACGATTGTACCGGAGCGGCGGCCATCAGTGATACAGCACGCGGCACCAGTGCCGTCAGCTGAGAACCAGGTGTCAATAACAGTGACTCCTGATGTCAGCCACATGATAGAGATGGCCAGCTCACCAAACACAGACTCAGCCTCTACACCATCTCCATCGCCCAACTACGAGTCTGCAGGTACTGCCACCGGAGCTGCCAGCTCGCTCAACAGCCACCGTTACCTGCCCGAACTCAAGATACCTTCAGTGCAGAATCTTTATGGCAGCATGTCATCTCCTCCTCCAGCATCCTCATCTGCACATTCCAGCAGTTCTTGTGATAGCTGGACACCTCCAAAAGTGGTGCAGTCACGCTCCATCTATGCGCGCTCAGAGACTGTCATCTATGGTGACCCTAAGGATGAGATAGAACACCCCAAATACTATGTCCCTGGACGTGTGCCTCCGAGGCCACTTATACCGACCGAAGTCCTAGACCTGAGGAAGAAGGGTTCTGAGAAACCAATTGTGACTGTGAGCCGTATCCCCAATGCAGACCCTCCTTTTTCTGGACTGAGTACTCACAGTAGACCATCTCCAAAGCCAAACAACGGCCCCCAATTCTCTGTAATTGGTGGGCGGCACATTGTTGGCTCCAATTTGGAAATCACTGTAGTTGATGTGCCAAAAACCCCCGTGCAGCCCCAACCTAGGCAAACCAGTCAGAGGAACACACAATCCCAAAAGAAAGGTGCATCTCAGAAATCCACGTCATCCAAAACGAACTCTAAAAGTGAGAACAGTAGGCAGAGTTCTGCGAGCGACTCTCACAAGAGGAACAGTAGTTCTACCTTCAATGCAGCCCAGCTTATAATACCGAACCCGTACCTGTCGTCTACTGCAAACGGACGCAAAAACGTTGCCGAACTAGCTAGAGTTCGatcacagcagcaacagcaacagcagcagcaacagcagcagccacaacagaaccaccaccaccagcagcaagcACAACAAAACCATCAGCAGCaggtgcagcagcagcaacagcaacactcAGTAAGGCAACAACACAAAAAGAATGTGAACTCATCTGAAGACTCTGTGTCCTACTTGCCTCCCAGCGTACAAGGCTGCAGTGTTGCCAGCTATCCACCACATGCCGAGTCAGTGAGTGGAAGCACAGCCAAATCTCCTCCCTATTTGCCAATTGTTGACCCTATGTACTACCAGTCGGTGTTTGGTGGAAGGACTCCTGCATTGTTTTCAGCGGGCCTCTTGCCACGTGTGCAGTCGTCGGCATCAACGCCAGTGTTTGCTCCCACTGCTGAGCAGTTACAGTTGTACAAAGAGCTCATGAACCACCACCACGGGGGACTCTCGCTGAGCCAGCAGATTGCGGCTACTGGTAACTTCTTAGGCCTCTTGCGGGATGGGTCCACCTCTATTACTCCAGTCAGTCCTACGCAGTTCCCCACATTCAAATGA